The nucleotide window AGGCCGGCGTATGAGCACCGAGACAGACACCAAGTCCGCGTTCGGCATCAGTGCAGCAGTGGCTTGCTCGTCGGCGGCGCAGTCGGCGGCGCCGCATTCGGCCTCCTGATGTGGCTAATCAACCCCGCGTCCGTCACCGTCGCGATCCCCGCGATCTACGGCCTCGAGCCGGTCGGTGCGGTCGGCTGGGCGATTCATATCGCCCACGGGATCATCCTCGGACTCGTGTTCGGATTGCTGGTTACCCGCGGCCCGATCCTCGGAATTCTCCGGACGGACGTCGAAACGGACGCGCTCTCATAGACCGGCATCGTCGGCCGACTCGTCGGCGCCGGTTCCGTGTTCGGACTGGCAGTGTGGGCGATCCTTCCGCTACTCGTCTTGCCCGTCTGGATCGAAACGACCGGCGGCGGGGCCGGTGATTTCCCGACGGCAGCCGCCGAGAGCCTCGGCGGGCACCTCCTGTTCGGAACCATCCTCGGGCTCGTCTTCGCGACGATCGTCGACCTCAGCGACCGACCGACGGAACGACCGCTCGAGGAGTGACGTGGCTCGCCGAATCGGTTTTTCGTTATCACGTCTCACCAGGGATCTATCATCGATGGCAAATGTAAGGGAACGGTTGACATAGCCCCGGTAGCTATCTCTAACATGGAGCCGGAAGACCGGTCGTCTGATCGCTCGACGGCGACTCGAGACGCTATCGACGATGCGTTTCTGGCACTTCGGGACCGAAAGCGTCGCTTCGCGTGTTACTTCCTGCTCGAACACGAGACGGCGTCGCTTTCGGAGGTGGCCGACGTCGTGTCCGGGTGGATCCACACGGCCGACGGGAGACTCGTCGAGTCGCGGTGTCGTGACCGGTGTCATCTGCAGCTCCGACACGTGCACGTTCCGACGCTTGTCGAAACCGGCGTGATAGCGTACGACGACGAGGCGGAGACGCTCTCGCTGGCACCGTGTCGGGAACCCGTTCGTGAACTGATCGCGCGGGCCTGCCGGAACGAAACCGGCTCGTGCACGTAACTGCGCGGCGTCTACGCGCCGTGGATACTCGAGGCCCACCCCGATGACACTCACCGACTGCTTTGCCCGGCTCGAACCGCCGACGCGAACGGTGACGATCTACTCGCCACAGCCACAGCCCGACGTTGCCGACTGGTTTCAGACGGGCATCGACACCGTCGACTACCGGTCGCTCCCGGACGTGACCGCACCAGAGCGGAGTTTCTTCGTCGTCCACGACGACGGGACGTTCGTTGCGGCCGTCGGCCTCGAGTCCGCCCGTGAGTTCCTCGAGCCGCCGATCCACGAGCCGTGGGCCGACGCGTTCGACGACGCCACGTACCGCCGTCTGGTCGACGTCTTCGAGTCCACGGTGTGGCACTCCCTCGAGCGGCGGCAACTGCTCGCCGTCAGTCGCGGGATCGAGAACCGAGCCTGGCAAGCCGGTAGTGGCACGCTCCGAGTCGGCTTCCAGAACGCGGCTGCCCTCGAACCGATGGAACCGGTCTACACCCGTCTCGCCGCGGAAACGGCGCTCGACATCCACGTGTACATCGCCGACGAGTGGGACCGTCCGGCGATTCCCGGGGTGACGATTCACACCGACGGCGGCGACGGAATCGGGTCGTTCTGGGTGCTCGTCTTCGACGGCGACGGCGATCCACTCCGAACCAGCGGGCTCATTGCCAGAGAGCGCAACAGCGGTGGGTTCGAGGGAGTGTGGTCCGACGAGCCACAGGTCGTTGCGCGACTCGAGCGAGCGCTGCAGGCGGCTGGCGACTGACGACTGATTCAGTGCCAGATTCGGCGTCTTCGAACCGATTGCTCGTAACGAGTGGTTGTGGTGAAAGACGACAACAGAATCCTATCGCTGTCTCCGACTCAATATCTGATTGATTTTCGCTCGGACCATCTTTTCGGTCCCAATCGGCTATTGTGGGGTCTCGATGTATATAATATATGATTTCTGCCACTGACGATGTTGAATCTTTATTCGGTCGATTACCGCAATTACGTGTGCCATGGTACCAAACACCAATGGTGGGCGTGAGAGCGTGCAACGAGTCTATCGGCGGCGCTTCATGCAAGCGGCGGCGACCGGAACGGCACTCGGACTGAGCGGTACTGTTCTCGGGCAAGCGGACGAGATTCAGTTGGGCGGCGAGACGAGTGGCTGGGTCGGCGAGGCACCGTCGGAGATCGAGAGAGAGACGAACCCGACGCTCACCCTCGAGGCGGGCAGCGACTACACGCTCACGTGGACGAACCTGGATGGCGCGTCGCATAATTTCGCGATCGAAGACGCGGACGGCAACGATCTCGTCGGGCCGACCGAGATCGTGTCGTCGGAAGGCGAGAGCCAGACCGTCGAATTCACCGCCACCGAGGAGATGAGCGAGTACTATTGTCAACCACACGCACAGTCGATGCGGGGCTCGATCGAACTCGCGGGGGCGGCCGACACGACGGCAGCGGCCGACGAACCGGATCCACTCGACGTGCGGCGGATTTCGGTGCGCGATCTCGACAACTCGAACTACGAGATGCTGTATACGTACCGCAAACGTCGGGCGCTCGAGGTCCTCCTGTCGGATCCCGAGATAAACGACACTGTCGGGAACTTCCTCTCGGGATTCGAAGCGTACGATCCGCACACGGACCGACTCGACTCGATCAGCGTCCAGGGGAGTCCGGACGTCGAGATCGAAGGCGGTATCGACGAGGGTGCCTTCGAGGTGACCGTCCGCGACCGGCAAGTCGCCTACGGCCTCGTCGATCGCCAGCACGACGAACTCGTCGGAGCGACGCTGACCGAGCCACACGACGTCTCCTGGACCGCCTGGGAAGCCGACGACCTCGGCGAGGCTCGGCTGCGGACGGTGATCGACGATTCGCGCGTCCAAGAACACATCGACGGAAACGATTGGTACCCGCTGTTCAAGGTCGCCGAAGAGATCACGTCGGCTCGAGGAATCGAACACGCCGGCGTGAGCCCAGTCGTCCTCTTCGTCAAGGACGAAGACGATCTCGCCGCTGTCGCGGCGTACCTCGACGTTCGGGAGGACGAGGCTGGGGAGGTCGTCGACGTCGTTCGGATCGACGACTTCGTCGAGTTCCCGCCGAACGAATTGGCCGCACAGGTCGCCACGAGCGACGAGTCGGTGCTCGAGGACGTTCAGGACGTGCCCTTCGAACAACGTCCGTGGTACACCGCCAACGATGGCTACCACCGGATGGAAGAGCCGGACGACTCCTTCGAGCGCTCCGGCTGGAGCATCGACTGGGAACCGCCGGGCGTCCACGGGATCACCGTCTCTGCGTCCTACGAGGGGAAGCCGGTGTTCGAAACCCTCGACGCGCCGGTGACCTACACGGGCTACATGCTGCCGCCGCGCGAGGGCCGAAACACGCGCGAGTGGTTCTTCCCGGACGACGAGCCCGTGTTCAACGGCGACCTGCTCTTCTGGGACATCCACAGCGTCGACTTCGGCGGTCCGGGCCCGCTCGGCGTCATCGAGTACCCCGAAGAGCCCGGTCGACCCGAAGGCTTCCGCTTCCGGTCGCACTACCACACGGGGGCTCACGGCCGCTCGAGCGAGGACTTCCACTCCGGCCACCGCTTCGGGCCGTACAACTACGATATCTCGTACGACTTCTACGACGACGGCGTCTTCATGCCCGTCTGGCGGCGACAGGGGCCGGGGTTCATCACCGAGTACATCGGACAGGACGACGAGAAAGTCACCCAGCAGTACATCTCCTGTATCGCGATGGACGTGACGCCGGGCACGACCGACGGCGTCGAGGTCGAACTCTTCGACGGGGACGAGTGGATTCGGGCGAGCGAGGAGTTCTACGTCGAAGGCGAACCCGGAATGATCGCGCGCTTTAGCAACCCCGACGGCTCCGAAACGATCGACCTACCGCTCGATCACGACAAGGAACTCGTCGTCGTCAGACGCACGGAGGGCGAGATTGGCGTCGAACAACGGATCGACGACATGGACGTCGAGTCGGCGTTCTACCATCCGTCGCAGTACGTCGACGGCGAGTCGATTCAGGGCGAGCGCGTCCTCGTCTGGTTGCTGATGGAGGCGTCGACGGACCAGATGCCACACCCCGCCGGGACCACGTCGTTCGTCACCTTCGGCGAAGTAACCCTCTCGGGGTACTGACGACACCCACGCGGTCGACTCGGTTTTTTGATCGATGAACGGTGAGCGGCGACTCGAGACCGCTGCCGCTGGCGGTACTGTTCATCGAACAGAATACGGATCGGATGTGAACTACGCGGAGACGGTCGCGTCGCTCACGCGCTGTGACGCCTCTATTTCGAATCCCTCGTACGACTGCTGCTGCTCGCAGCAGAAGTGCGCGGACCGGGATTTGAACTACCCCTGAGAACCTCCTCGCTCCGCTCGCAGCACCGCAGTATACTACAAATCCCTCATACGAGTCCTTCGGCTCACGGGTTTGTTCGCCGCAGGAATGCGCGGACCGGGATTTGAACCCGGGCCATGAGCTTGGAAGGCTCAGGTCCTACCACTAGACCATCCGCGCCTATCTCCCGATTCTGGTTCCGTGTTTAAGATGCTTCCGTTTTCGTTCAACCCGCTCGAGTCGGCCATTCGTGTGTGACTGAATCGCGTATCGACCGACTCACTCGTCGCATCCGTCCAGATCAGTCGTCGGTGCTCCGGACACCGTCGCATAGCAGTTGCCGCTCGAGAGCTCCCACTCGAGGACCTCGAGCGCGCTGGCCTCGAGGGCCGTCTCGAACTCCTCGGGGCTGTAGATGTGATAGAACCGGTCGACGGTCTCACCGCCCGGAAGGGTCCACTCGACCGTCGTATCGAACCCGTCCGTCTCGTCGAACGTGTCGTGAGCGGTCGACCACACGCTGAGAAGCGCGCGACTGTCAGGAGCGAGCACACGCGCGAGTTCGTCGAGACTGTCCCGGCGCGCCTGCTGGGTCGGCAGGTGATGGAGCGTCGCGACGTAGACGGCGAGGTCGACGCTGTCGGCTGCAAGCGGCACTCGGGCGGCGTCGCCCTGACAGAGTGCGACGTCGAAGCCGTGCTCACGGGCGCGGTCGCGGCCGGTCTCGAGGAGGCCGCGACTGACGTCGAGCCCGACGACGCGCTCGCAGTGGGGGGCCAGCAGTTCGGCGTGGCGGCAGTTCCCACAGCCGAGATCGAGCCCCGTGAGGGGAGCGTCGGCCTCGAGGTCGTCAGCGTACGTGTCGACGAACGCTTCGACTTCGGGCCAGGCGTACTCTCTGGTGGCGGCGAAGTGTGTGGCGATCCGATCGTACGTGTCGCGAACGGCGGCTCGTCGCGAGGGTGCGATGTGCTCCTGCTCCTCGGCCATTGTCCGTCCTCGTCGGGGCACGCGCAAAAAGCGTTCGCAACGCTGTCACGCGCAGTCTGCCATCATAATCTCGGCCGAGTAAGTGGGGTACCGAAGCGGTGCTGTCGGGTCGCCGACGGTACGGCGAACCGTCCCGATCGATGATCCATCGTGCGTTACGTTGATACGGTGTGAGTGCGAACCGTCAGGTACGGAATGAGGCGCGAGCACTTCACGTTAGATGTCAACAATGTCGGCTGGGTCGAGACCAACGGCGAACCGAGCAAACCCTCGGTATCGATCAACTTTACCGGCCCGGCGACGATGCTTCGCGAGCGCCTTACCGGCCCTGATGGAGACGTTCTCGAGGCAGGAGAAACGGACGTTGCGCTCCGGCTGCAGGGCCCATTGGGCGACGATACCGCGGGTGTCGTCAGCGTCACCAACCGAGTGACCGGCGAGTTCATCCTCGAACTCAACGAGGACGCCGACGACGTCCTGACGTTTATTCAGGCCGCCCGAGGCTACGGTGAGACCGCACCCGAGGACGAAGGCCGCTACGAGGTCGAGATCAGTCTCGACGGCGACCGATTTGTCACCTACGACAAGCGGACGTTTCTCGTCTACGACGACGAAGGGGATCTCCTTCGCCAGCACAGTCTGATTCCCAGCGGCGTCGAACTCTAATCGGCGCTCGGTCGTTTTACCAGACTGGTAGCAACCGGCAGATATAAGTATTTTAGGCACGCCTAAAACGAATGAACGCCGGCAGATGCCGGAGGGTCGATAAATGTCGAAGGGACAACTGTTTACAACGGCGGGTGGAGAACAAACGGACTCACCGACAGTACCGGCAGACGACGTCGTCCTCGAACTCGAGGGCGTCGGCAAACGGTACGGGTCCGAAGAGGTCATTCCACAACTCTCCTTGTCCGTCCACGACGGCGAAATTCTCACGCTGCTCGGCCCATCGGGCTGTGGCAAAACGACGACACTCCGGCTGATCGCTGGCCTCGAGAGACCAAACGCCGGACGCATTCGGTTGCAAGGCAACGACGTTGCCGGCAACGGTCGGTTCGTCCCGCCGGAAGAGCGTGGCGTCGGCGTCGTGTTCCAGGAGTTCGCCCTCTTTCCGCAC belongs to Natronorubrum aibiense and includes:
- a CDS encoding DUF7344 domain-containing protein, producing the protein MEPEDRSSDRSTATRDAIDDAFLALRDRKRRFACYFLLEHETASLSEVADVVSGWIHTADGRLVESRCRDRCHLQLRHVHVPTLVETGVIAYDDEAETLSLAPCREPVRELIARACRNETGSCT
- a CDS encoding DICT sensory domain-containing protein; this encodes MTLTDCFARLEPPTRTVTIYSPQPQPDVADWFQTGIDTVDYRSLPDVTAPERSFFVVHDDGTFVAAVGLESAREFLEPPIHEPWADAFDDATYRRLVDVFESTVWHSLERRQLLAVSRGIENRAWQAGSGTLRVGFQNAAALEPMEPVYTRLAAETALDIHVYIADEWDRPAIPGVTIHTDGGDGIGSFWVLVFDGDGDPLRTSGLIARERNSGGFEGVWSDEPQVVARLERALQAAGD
- a CDS encoding cupredoxin domain-containing protein, which gives rise to MVPNTNGGRESVQRVYRRRFMQAAATGTALGLSGTVLGQADEIQLGGETSGWVGEAPSEIERETNPTLTLEAGSDYTLTWTNLDGASHNFAIEDADGNDLVGPTEIVSSEGESQTVEFTATEEMSEYYCQPHAQSMRGSIELAGAADTTAAADEPDPLDVRRISVRDLDNSNYEMLYTYRKRRALEVLLSDPEINDTVGNFLSGFEAYDPHTDRLDSISVQGSPDVEIEGGIDEGAFEVTVRDRQVAYGLVDRQHDELVGATLTEPHDVSWTAWEADDLGEARLRTVIDDSRVQEHIDGNDWYPLFKVAEEITSARGIEHAGVSPVVLFVKDEDDLAAVAAYLDVREDEAGEVVDVVRIDDFVEFPPNELAAQVATSDESVLEDVQDVPFEQRPWYTANDGYHRMEEPDDSFERSGWSIDWEPPGVHGITVSASYEGKPVFETLDAPVTYTGYMLPPREGRNTREWFFPDDEPVFNGDLLFWDIHSVDFGGPGPLGVIEYPEEPGRPEGFRFRSHYHTGAHGRSSEDFHSGHRFGPYNYDISYDFYDDGVFMPVWRRQGPGFITEYIGQDDEKVTQQYISCIAMDVTPGTTDGVEVELFDGDEWIRASEEFYVEGEPGMIARFSNPDGSETIDLPLDHDKELVVVRRTEGEIGVEQRIDDMDVESAFYHPSQYVDGESIQGERVLVWLLMEASTDQMPHPAGTTSFVTFGEVTLSGY
- a CDS encoding class I SAM-dependent methyltransferase, with product MAEEQEHIAPSRRAAVRDTYDRIATHFAATREYAWPEVEAFVDTYADDLEADAPLTGLDLGCGNCRHAELLAPHCERVVGLDVSRGLLETGRDRAREHGFDVALCQGDAARVPLAADSVDLAVYVATLHHLPTQQARRDSLDELARVLAPDSRALLSVWSTAHDTFDETDGFDTTVEWTLPGGETVDRFYHIYSPEEFETALEASALEVLEWELSSGNCYATVSGAPTTDLDGCDE
- a CDS encoding DUF5793 family protein; translated protein: MRREHFTLDVNNVGWVETNGEPSKPSVSINFTGPATMLRERLTGPDGDVLEAGETDVALRLQGPLGDDTAGVVSVTNRVTGEFILELNEDADDVLTFIQAARGYGETAPEDEGRYEVEISLDGDRFVTYDKRTFLVYDDEGDLLRQHSLIPSGVEL